Genomic DNA from Oncorhynchus clarkii lewisi isolate Uvic-CL-2024 chromosome 5, UVic_Ocla_1.0, whole genome shotgun sequence:
TGCTGTGTGGCTTCGGCCTGAGACTGagcctgctgctcctgctgctgagGCTGCTGCTGGGCAATGCTGATGGTCTGAGTCTGGCCCTGCTGAGGAGCGAATGCTGTCACCACCTGGCCCATGAACATGGTTGTAGGGACCATGACCGCTCCACACGCCATCGGCCCAGTCACCAGCTTAGTCAGCAACTGAGATCCAGCAGGGAACCTGCGAGAGATGAGGGAGTGAGGGTGGTAATGAATGAGCAACAGATTTTTTTAAACAGACACATGAAAATGTATGCAAATCCTGTGGATAATCAGCATATTTCTCAGTAACATCAGCCACTGAGTGTGGCGCATACCGAGTGAGAGGAGAACATACCCTGTTGGTGGCATCGTGTACCTGATCTGTCCCGAGCGGTCCTGGGCAAAGTTTGCCATGGCAgctgtgttgttgctgctgttcTGAGCCAAGTTGGTAGCGATCTGGACCACATTGGCCTGGTTGGGCTGAGAGATCATCATGGTGTTGTAGAGGGAAGCCGGCAGGGCACTCTGCTGGGGCGGCAGAGAGTGAGTCGACCGCACTGAAGACTGTGAGAGGACAGAGCTGGTGTCTCGTAACAGGTTCTGTTGTTGGGGCTGGGACTGCTGCTGGGGTTGTTGTTGGACCGTATTCTGCTGTGGAGTGCTGCCCTGCAGACTGCCTGAAGACACCATTTGGCCATGCATGGTGAGAGCACCTCCTGGCTGCATGGTGGTCCCGTGTGCCAGCTGCACAGAGCCCAGGCTCAGCCCACTTGTACCCGGCTGGAGAAACATCTGCACCAGAGCAAATACCACAGAGTAAGACTAATCTCCTTTCATAGACAAACACAGGCATAATGACAGATGCATGCATCCACGCAAATGTGCAGACCTTTTGGTTCAAGTACTCACACAGTTCTACATAAGCGGGCAGGTGGTTAGTATATGAGGCCCAATAGCGCTAttccccagacagacagtagggggCAGTGCTCACCTGTAGGCCATGGCCCTGCACCTTGTTGAGCTCTTCCTGGATCTGCCTGAgctcctgctgctgcctctggATGTTGGCCTCGATCATCCTGGTCCTCTGCTCCAGCTGATCCTTCAGGTGCTGCATTGCGTCCAGCTGGGTGGAAAACTGTACCATGGGCTAACAAAGttacctgtctttcaaagataattcgtaaaaatccaaataacttcatagatcttcattgtaaagggtttaaatactgtttcccatgcttgttcaatgaaccataaacaattaacgaacatgcacctgtggaacggtcgttaagacactaacagcttacagacggtaggcaattaaggtcacagttatgaaaacctaggacactaaagaggcctttttactgactctgaaaaacaccaaaagaaagatgcccagggtccctgctcatcatgccttaggcatgctgcaaggaggcatgaggactgcagatgtagccagagcaataaattgcaatatccgtactgtgagacgcctaagacagcgctacagggagacaggacggacagctgatcatcctcgcagtggcagaaccacatgtaacaacccctgcacaggatcggtacatccgaacatcacacctgcgggacaggtacaggatggcaacaacaactgcccgagttacaccaggaacgcacaatccctccatcagtgctcagactgttcgcaataggctgagagaggctggactgagggcttgtaggcctgttgtaaggcaggtcctcaccagaaatCACCGACAACAAtctcgcctatgggcacaaacccaccgtcactggcccagataggactggcaaaaagtgctcttcactgacgagtcgtggttttgtctcaccagggtgatggtcggattcgtgtttatcttCGAAGGAATgcgcgttacaccgaggcctgtactctggagcgggatcgatttggaggtggagggtccgtcgtggtctggggcggtgtgtcacagcatcctcggactgagcttgttgtcattgcagacattctcaacgctgtgcgttacagggaagacatcctcctccctcatgtggtacccttcctgcaggctcatactgatatgaccctccagcatgacaatgccaccaaccacacggctcattctgtgcatgatttcctgcaacacaggaatgtcagtgttctgccatggccagcaaagagcccggatctcaatcccattgagcacgtctgggacctgttggatcggagggcgagggctagggccattccccccagaaatgtctgggaacttgcagttgtcttggtggaagagtggggtaacatctcatagcaagacctggcaaatctggtgctgtccatgaggaggagatgcactgcagtacttaatgcagctggtggccacaccagatactgactgttacttttgaccccccctttgttcagggacacattattcaatttctgttagtgacagtttatgtctcagttgttgaatcttgttatgttcatacaaacatttacacatgttaagtttgctgaaaataaacgcagttgatagTGAGAGGACAATTTTTGCTGTTGTTGAGTTTCTGTGTCACTGACTCTAGCAAAAGAAACTGCCAAATTACAATCATGAGGAAGATTTCTCACCTGGACACTGGGCTGGATCTGAAGCTGCTGCTGTTGAGGTGGTGGTTGCTGCTgttgcagttgttgttgttgctgcggTTGTTGTTGTGGAACCATGGACGGGGTCATGTTCTGCCCTGTGTTCTGGGTGTGCTGGGAGCTCATCGATTGCTGTTGGATACAAGCACAGGAACTACATTAGGAACCAAATCACTATCAAATATAGAGAGAGGCTTGACCGCAAGCTGAAAGAAACCCACTCTGACCTGACTGCTGATGGATGATCTTCGCTGTGATGTCATCTCAATAGCAGAGACGGACTGGCATCCCGGTGTACCCCTGTCTGTCTTAAGCTTAGGTGCTGAGAAGGAAAAAACAAACACCTTACTCTTAGGATCAAAGAAGCTCTCAGGACAGATGACATCATATTAGACAAGATGGATGTAGTAACGTCATGTGGTCAGCGCTTACAGGCTGGGTTGGAGATGGCAGTGTGGGACGAGGACTTGCGGGAGCTGTGTGAGGAGGCCGAGGGCGTCCGGCTGCGGTCAAAGCCCTCTAGGGCCTCCTTCAGACTGGAGGTGTTGAGCTGGTGTTGAGACTCAGAACCAGAGTCCTGAGACTGCTGTGagatgagagagcagagagaacagtcagtaGAGACTCGTTGGACTACTAGAACTCCCAAGCCTTGTTAGAACACTTGGGAAAtacatccttccttcctcccttgcATGAGGTAATCACTGATCTAACACAGTTGGATTGGTGAAAAGAAGGATCATACTACTGGGATTGAAGGACGCATTCAAAacccataaccccactgtttgCTCACCAAAGATGTTTTCACATCCTCCTTGTTGTCTGAGCACTTAACCATGTCTTACTCCAGTGAGAGTCACAGACAGTGAGACATCGTATCCCTTAAACTGAACAAGACCTCATTAAccaaactcagccatctcttTATTCCTGCTCAGTGATTTCTTATGGTCAGTGGTCAGCAAGTTCTCACATTGGTCTTATAAGTGTCTCACCTTATCTACTGCAGAGATCTCTGGCGGTGACTCCTCAACAATCCCCAGCTCTCTGCGCTGTTCAGCCCTCACCTCAGCATAGCTGCTCcacaagagagagacagtgttgaACACCATGCCCGATGGTGGTGTATGTGATAGTGTTTAGGATGTCAATGCAATACTGCTGGTTATATGTAGTATGACTGACACATTGATACTTGTTGCGAGATATGCATATGAATATCCTTTTTAGTGCTTAGTCGATCTTCACCTGACGACAGTGTGCGTGCAGACGATGAACTCGGGCCTGGAGTTCCACTGGTGGTAGGTGATGTAGTAATGAGTCTGGAGCCAGATCCACTGTTGACCTTTGGTGAGAAACCTGTAGTAGCACGATTTCCCCTTCCCATACTGCATTACTGCAGAatgcagcaagagagagagaggagagagatgatgtCACAGATCTGTACATGGGACagtaaaacacaaacacactcataaAATGTGCACTTACAAAATACACAAATGCGACAAAAAAAATTACTCACAGTGTTCGTGGCATTTGGCCAgtgtctccaggtcatctacgTGGTAGTAGTCATATCCAGATGTACCCAGAACCTCAAACGGCAGGTAACCTATTATGGGCGGAGCCCTGGGGAGATAAACAAGCAATGTTATTAATGTGACAGCATAACCCATTTAAATACAATGATATACAGTTTCTCAGCCTTTTAAGCAGTAACACATTAAAACCCCATACAAAGCATTGTATTAACCTCTGGACATAGTGTCTACAAAGGTCCATATAATAGAGGTTTCCAGTAGCAGTGAAACACTAAGTACTCCATCTAGTGCTGTTGCTCCTAAACGGTTGAGACTCAGAGCTGTCTCCTCTAGAGAGCAAGCCGACTGACTGGCCCAGATATAGAACATAGCAGCCAGCTAACAGAGTTAACCCAAACACACTCTCACTGGGTCTGTGTTCTGACTGATGTGCTGAGTCTCACACAGCTAGAGGCTAACTCTCTCTTGCGTGACATAGGCaagtaagcacacacacagacatggctATAGACAGCACACATTACCTGTGGTCCAAGAAGAGGAACTTCCATTCTAAGCTGTGTCTAGAGGTGAATTCTTCATTGGGTTCTTCAACAGTGCACATCTCCTGTGGGGTGAATTAAGAAAAACTAGATGTTTACATCTCATACAAAGAAAATAATTTACAGTGCTCCTACTAAGAACACTTTACAGTACAACATTAGACATATTTGGTTACCTAGCTACTGAAATATGCAGTCTGTGATATATAAGTCTCTAGAATTCCAATTGTCTTACCTTGATAAACTGTGGTTTGGCTAACCTCACAGTTGCTATGAAACAGACTCGGTCCTCAAAAGCGGGCCGGAGTGACCGCTGGATCACCCCTTCCAAGCCATTTCGAGTTGAGTTAGGCACTATAGGAGAAAGGGAAAATTAGTCATTGTTGCCTTTTGGTCGGTCTAAGTGCATTTATGGTCACAAACCAAATACAGGCCAGCTACTTGTGTACTACATTCAAAGTCAAATTTTTCCTAAATCAATATAATGAAAACGTACCATTATTCAGGGACTTGAAGTTTCCGATGAACTTAACATACTCATACACAGGAGGCTCTTTGGGGTCGATCGTTCCTCGGAGCATGTGGCAACAGAATTCTAACTGGTTTTTCGCTGAAAACAAATTAAATCATACAATAAAGCAGTATTGAGTACAATTTGATAGACTTGGTTTAAATAAACTCATCTAGTTCTGAAACAAATCATCTACTCATGGCATGCTGTGGCCAAAACTTGACATAGGCCATTTAGACCATGAACATGATAGAAACTACTAGACAATACTGAAACAGCTCCAGTACTTACTCTTGAGATACTCTGGCGTTAGCGTCTCTCCCTCCAGTATGTGAGACGACAGGGCTTTATACACGTCTGAATGTTCCCCCAGGGGCAGGAAGTTCAACAGGTTCTGATCCACCAGGTCAGACTGAAACCAACACACACATGTATGTCATCCTTGGTCATGGATGTCAACCTTACATACTGTAGGCATTAACTCATGTATATGTATGGAGTGAATACTTACAGGAAGATGTTCCAGTAGAGATGTAACACTCTCTGAGACATAGATTATGTTCCCATCTGTCATAATTGCTAGGAAGAAGCCGTCTAATGCCTAGCAGATACAAAACAGTGTGTTAAAACACCATCTACTTGCAAAATAGAATGTGAGAAAGTGAACTATGTAGAAAACAGGTACCATTGCGCTCAACCTTGAACTTGAATAGTCCTTGGTGCGTTAAACCAAAAAGGGTGGGGGGGTTTTCTTGCTTACACAGCAGGCAGGGAAAAAAATTCACAGACGTTTCGTTGTCAACCTTCTTCAGTTAACTACAAAAACAGTACAGAATGTTGCTACTGATATCCTTGGACTGACATCCTTTCTTTCAGGATACTTCTTAGTGAAAGGATGTGCAAACTACTGTACTTTAGTGTGTCAAGTGCCACTGACCTCCAGCATCAGCTGTGTGAACTCTTCATTACTAAGAAAAGGAGGTTTCCAGTCCTGTCGGATCTCACTCGACTCTGACTGCGCAGCTATTTCTGACAGAAACACAGATGGGGGAGTAACTGATGTTAAATACTCAGACAGCTTGGTAAAAACACAGAAATGTTCCTATTCTTCCAGACATGTTCATTTCCGAGGGCTAGGAGGAGAGGTCTTTACCTTTATGCTTGCGTAGGAAGTCGATGCTCTTCTGTAAGATGGTGGACTTGTCCATCTTTCGGGTGTTGCCTGGCAGCATGGTACCCAGCTCCTTGATGAGGACATTGAACTGGTCTCTGCGCTTCTTCTCAGACTTGTTACGGGACACTCTGGAGGGTTggacatgagaaacaagaatacACATACTAAGATTCTAACAAAAACAACACAATGATTACatgcaacattcgcactgagctaaagggtagagctgccactttcaaggagcgggacactaaccaggaagcttataagaaatcccgctatgcccttcgacgaaccatcaaacaggcaaagcatcaatacaggactaagattgaatcgtactacactggctcagacgctcgtcttatgtggcagggcttgcaaactattacagactacaaagggaagcacagtcgagagctgcccagtgacacaagcctaccagacgagctaaataacttctttgctcgcgtcgaggcaagtaacactgaaacatgcatgagagcatcagctgttccggacgactgtgtgatcatgctccccgcagccgatgtgagtaagaccttaaaaaaggtcaacattcacaaggccgcagggccaggcgtattaccaggacgtgtactccgaggaTGCGCaggccaactggcaagtgtctttactgatattttcaacctctccctgtctgagtctataataccaacacgtttcaagcagaccaccatagtccctttgcccaagaacactaaggtaacctgcctaaatgactaccgacccgtagtgctcatgtctgtagccatgaaatgctttgaaaggctggtcatggctcacatcaacaccattatcccagaaaccctagacccactccaatttgcataccgcaccaacagatccacagatgatgccatctctattgcactccacactgccctttcacacctggacaaaaggaacacctatgtgagaatgctattcattgactacagctcagcgttccaacaccatagtgccctcaaagctcatcactaagctaaggacccttggactaaacacctccctctgcaactggatcctggacttcttgacgggccgcccccacatggtaagggtaggtaacaacacagccGCCACGCTGATCATCAACACTTGGGCCCCTCAGGGGGTGTGctaagccccctcctgtactccctgttcactcatgactgcatggtcaggcaagactccaacaccatcattaagtttgctgatgaaacaacagtggtaggcctgatcaccgacaacaatcagacagcctatagggaggaggtcagagacctgaccgtgtggtgcaaggaccacaacctctccctcaacgtgatcaagacaaaggagataattgtggactaacAGGAAAAGAAGGatcgagcacacccccattctcattgacggggctacagtggagcaggttgagtgtgttccttggtgtccacatcaccaacaaactatcatggtccaaacacactaaaatagtaatgaagagggcatgacaaagcctattccccctcaggagactgaaaaaagttggcatggtcctcagatcctcaaaaggttttatagctgcaccatcgagagcatcctgatgggtttcatcactgcctggtatggcaactgctcggcctccggccgcaaggcactacaggaggtagtgcgtacggcccagtacgtcacagaggccaagcttcctgccatcctggacctctataccaggcggtgtcagaagaaggccctaaaaattgtcaaagactccaaccacccgtgtcatagacttctctctgctaccacacatcTAGGTCCAAGATGCTCCTAAATagcatctacccccaagccgtaagacttcTGAACAACTAATCTAATGGCTACCCAtaaagctgctgctactctgttattatctatgcatcgtcactttaataactctacctacatgtacatattacctcaacagcAGTGCCAGATTGacattgtaccggtaccccctgtataaagccccgctattgttattttccgctgctctttcattatttgtttttcttatctatTACTTCAttctttaggtattttcttaaaactgcattgatggttaagggcttgtaagtaagcatttcactgtaaggtctgcacctgttgtattcggcgcatgtgacaaataaaatgtgatttgatttgatcaaactAAGCCTACGTACAGAGTTGTCTTTAATGTAGCGCTTGAGCTCATAAAGACCTCACCGTTTTGCTTTGTCCTTTTCATCTTCTTCCATTAACCCATCAAAGATACTGCTGGCGTCATCCCTGCAAAACAAACAACCAACCATTTTTATTTCGGGCCAAAACGCTGGTG
This window encodes:
- the LOC139409369 gene encoding circadian locomoter output cycles protein kaput-like isoform X3; this translates as MTSSIGGDDASSIFDGLMEEDEKDKAKRVSRNKSEKKRRDQFNVLIKELGTMLPGNTRKMDKSTILQKSIDFLRKHKEIAAQSESSEIRQDWKPPFLSNEEFTQLMLEALDGFFLAIMTDGNIIYVSESVTSLLEHLPSDLVDQNLLNFLPLGEHSDVYKALSSHILEGETLTPEYLKTKNQLEFCCHMLRGTIDPKEPPVYEYVKFIGNFKSLNNVPNSTRNGLEGVIQRSLRPAFEDRVCFIATVRLAKPQFIKEMCTVEEPNEEFTSRHSLEWKFLFLDHRAPPIIGYLPFEVLGTSGYDYYHVDDLETLAKCHEHLMQYGKGKSCYYRFLTKGQQWIWLQTHYYITYHQWNSRPEFIVCTHTVVSYAEVRAEQRRELGIVEESPPEISAVDKSQDSGSESQHQLNTSSLKEALEGFDRSRTPSASSHSSRKSSSHTAISNPASPKLKTDRGTPGCQSVSAIEMTSQRRSSISSQQSMSSQHTQNTGQNMTPSMVPQQQPQQQQQLQQQQPPPQQQQLQIQPSVQFSTQLDAMQHLKDQLEQRTRMIEANIQRQQQELRQIQEELNKVQGHGLQMFLQPGTSGLSLGSVQLAHGTTMQPGGALTMHGQMVSSGSLQGSTPQQNTVQQQPQQQSQPQQQNLLRDTSSVLSQSSVRSTHSLPPQQSALPASLYNTMMISQPNQANVVQIATNLAQNSSNNTAAMANFAQDRSGQIRYTMPPTGFPAGSQLLTKLVTGPMACGAVMVPTTMFMGQVVTAFAPQQGQTQTISIAQQQPQQQEQQAQSQAEATQQGLAQQQTQFLQGPRLLHGNQSTQLILQTAFPLQQQGAFASTQHQQQQQLQQQHQQQQQQLQQQQQQQQQQLQQQQQQEQQLASHRADSMSGRSSTQPQ
- the LOC139409369 gene encoding circadian locomoter output cycles protein kaput-like isoform X4 encodes the protein MTSSIGGDDASSIFDGLMEEDEKDKAKRVSRNKSEKKRRDQFNVLIKELGTMLPGNTRKMDKSTILQKSIDFLRKHKEIAAQSESSEIRQDWKPPFLSNEEFTQLMLEALDGFFLAIMTDGNIIYVSESVTSLLEHLPSDLVDQNLLNFLPLGEHSDVYKALSSHILEGETLTPEYLKTKNQLEFCCHMLRGTIDPKEPPVYEYVKFIGNFKSLNNVPNSTRNGLEGVIQRSLRPAFEDRVCFIATVRLAKPQFIKEMCTVEEPNEEFTSRHSLEWKFLFLDHRAPPIIGYLPFEVLGTSGYDYYHVDDLETLAKCHEHLMQYGKGKSCYYRFLTKGQQWIWLQTHYYITYHQWNSRPEFIVCTHTVVSYAEVRAEQRRELGIVEESPPEISAVDKQSQDSGSESQHQLNTSSLKEALEGFDRSRTPSASSHSSRKSSSHTAISNPASPKLKTDRGTPGCQSVSAIEMTSQRRSSISSQQSMSSQHTQNTGQNMTPSMVPQQQPQQQQQLQQQQPPPQQQQLQIQPSVQFSTQLDAMQHLKDQLEQRTRMIEANIQRQQQELRQIQEELNKVQGHGLQMFLQPGTSGLSLGSVQLAHGTTMQPGGALTMHGQMVSSGSLQGSTPQQNTVQQQPQQQSQPQQQNLLRDTSSVLSQSSVRSTHSLPPQQSALPASLYNTMMISQPNQANVVQIATNLAQNSSNNTAAMANFAQDRSGQIRFPAGSQLLTKLVTGPMACGAVMVPTTMFMGQVVTAFAPQQGQTQTISIAQQQPQQQEQQAQSQAEATQQGLAQQQTQFLQGPRLLHGNQSTQLILQTAFPLQQQGAFASTQHQQQQQLQQQHQQQQQQLQQQQQQQQQQLQQQQQQEQQLASHRADSMSGRSSTQPQ
- the LOC139409369 gene encoding circadian locomoter output cycles protein kaput-like isoform X1, producing the protein MTSSIGGDDASSIFDGLMEEDEKDKAKRVSRNKSEKKRRDQFNVLIKELGTMLPGNTRKMDKSTILQKSIDFLRKHKEIAAQSESSEIRQDWKPPFLSNEEFTQLMLEDYSSSRLSAMALDGFFLAIMTDGNIIYVSESVTSLLEHLPSDLVDQNLLNFLPLGEHSDVYKALSSHILEGETLTPEYLKTKNQLEFCCHMLRGTIDPKEPPVYEYVKFIGNFKSLNNVPNSTRNGLEGVIQRSLRPAFEDRVCFIATVRLAKPQFIKEMCTVEEPNEEFTSRHSLEWKFLFLDHRAPPIIGYLPFEVLGTSGYDYYHVDDLETLAKCHEHLMQYGKGKSCYYRFLTKGQQWIWLQTHYYITYHQWNSRPEFIVCTHTVVSYAEVRAEQRRELGIVEESPPEISAVDKQSQDSGSESQHQLNTSSLKEALEGFDRSRTPSASSHSSRKSSSHTAISNPASPKLKTDRGTPGCQSVSAIEMTSQRRSSISSQQSMSSQHTQNTGQNMTPSMVPQQQPQQQQQLQQQQPPPQQQQLQIQPSVQFSTQLDAMQHLKDQLEQRTRMIEANIQRQQQELRQIQEELNKVQGHGLQMFLQPGTSGLSLGSVQLAHGTTMQPGGALTMHGQMVSSGSLQGSTPQQNTVQQQPQQQSQPQQQNLLRDTSSVLSQSSVRSTHSLPPQQSALPASLYNTMMISQPNQANVVQIATNLAQNSSNNTAAMANFAQDRSGQIRFPAGSQLLTKLVTGPMACGAVMVPTTMFMGQVVTAFAPQQGQTQTISIAQQQPQQQEQQAQSQAEATQQGLAQQQTQFLQGPRLLHGNQSTQLILQTAFPLQQQGAFASTQHQQQQQLQQQHQQQQQQLQQQQQQQQQQLQQQQQQEQQLASHRADSMSGRSSTQPQ
- the LOC139409369 gene encoding circadian locomoter output cycles protein kaput-like isoform X5, translated to MALDGFFLAIMTDGNIIYVSESVTSLLEHLPSDLVDQNLLNFLPLGEHSDVYKALSSHILEGETLTPEYLKTKNQLEFCCHMLRGTIDPKEPPVYEYVKFIGNFKSLNNVPNSTRNGLEGVIQRSLRPAFEDRVCFIATVRLAKPQFIKEMCTVEEPNEEFTSRHSLEWKFLFLDHRAPPIIGYLPFEVLGTSGYDYYHVDDLETLAKCHEHLMQYGKGKSCYYRFLTKGQQWIWLQTHYYITYHQWNSRPEFIVCTHTVVSYAEVRAEQRRELGIVEESPPEISAVDKQSQDSGSESQHQLNTSSLKEALEGFDRSRTPSASSHSSRKSSSHTAISNPASPKLKTDRGTPGCQSVSAIEMTSQRRSSISSQQSMSSQHTQNTGQNMTPSMVPQQQPQQQQQLQQQQPPPQQQQLQIQPSVQFSTQLDAMQHLKDQLEQRTRMIEANIQRQQQELRQIQEELNKVQGHGLQMFLQPGTSGLSLGSVQLAHGTTMQPGGALTMHGQMVSSGSLQGSTPQQNTVQQQPQQQSQPQQQNLLRDTSSVLSQSSVRSTHSLPPQQSALPASLYNTMMISQPNQANVVQIATNLAQNSSNNTAAMANFAQDRSGQIRYTMPPTGFPAGSQLLTKLVTGPMACGAVMVPTTMFMGQVVTAFAPQQGQTQTISIAQQQPQQQEQQAQSQAEATQQGLAQQQTQFLQGPRLLHGNQSTQLILQTAFPLQQQGAFASTQHQQQQQLQQQHQQQQQQLQQQQQQQQQQLQQQQQQEQQLASHRADSMSGRSSTQPQ
- the LOC139409369 gene encoding circadian locomoter output cycles protein kaput-like isoform X2, whose protein sequence is MTSSIGGDDASSIFDGLMEEDEKDKAKRVSRNKSEKKRRDQFNVLIKELGTMLPGNTRKMDKSTILQKSIDFLRKHKEIAAQSESSEIRQDWKPPFLSNEEFTQLMLEALDGFFLAIMTDGNIIYVSESVTSLLEHLPSDLVDQNLLNFLPLGEHSDVYKALSSHILEGETLTPEYLKTKNQLEFCCHMLRGTIDPKEPPVYEYVKFIGNFKSLNNVPNSTRNGLEGVIQRSLRPAFEDRVCFIATVRLAKPQFIKEMCTVEEPNEEFTSRHSLEWKFLFLDHRAPPIIGYLPFEVLGTSGYDYYHVDDLETLAKCHEHLMQYGKGKSCYYRFLTKGQQWIWLQTHYYITYHQWNSRPEFIVCTHTVVSYAEVRAEQRRELGIVEESPPEISAVDKQSQDSGSESQHQLNTSSLKEALEGFDRSRTPSASSHSSRKSSSHTAISNPASPKLKTDRGTPGCQSVSAIEMTSQRRSSISSQQSMSSQHTQNTGQNMTPSMVPQQQPQQQQQLQQQQPPPQQQQLQIQPSVQFSTQLDAMQHLKDQLEQRTRMIEANIQRQQQELRQIQEELNKVQGHGLQMFLQPGTSGLSLGSVQLAHGTTMQPGGALTMHGQMVSSGSLQGSTPQQNTVQQQPQQQSQPQQQNLLRDTSSVLSQSSVRSTHSLPPQQSALPASLYNTMMISQPNQANVVQIATNLAQNSSNNTAAMANFAQDRSGQIRYTMPPTGFPAGSQLLTKLVTGPMACGAVMVPTTMFMGQVVTAFAPQQGQTQTISIAQQQPQQQEQQAQSQAEATQQGLAQQQTQFLQGPRLLHGNQSTQLILQTAFPLQQQGAFASTQHQQQQQLQQQHQQQQQQLQQQQQQQQQQLQQQQQQEQQLASHRADSMSGRSSTQPQ